In Gigantopelta aegis isolate Gae_Host chromosome 6, Gae_host_genome, whole genome shotgun sequence, the following are encoded in one genomic region:
- the LOC121374459 gene encoding probable 60S ribosomal protein L37-A codes for MAKTTCSIDIEDKPCKQKSAKIESEKKSTICNWVVKCTCADNILRIGTKPCQNFSQIFSSSCLILNGKFSILQTKGTSSFGKRHNKTHTHCRRCGRRAYHIQKKDCASCGYPAPRKRTYNWSIKSKRRRTTGTGRMRHLKKVFRRFRNGFREGTTPKPRGKTTPAAPTTVAK; via the exons ATGGCGAAA ACTACTTGTTCCATAGACATTGAAGACAAACCATGCAAACAAAAGTCTGCAAAAATAGAAAGTGAAAAGAAGTCCACCATTTGCAACTGGGTCGTGAAATGCACATGCGCTGATAACATTCTGCGCATTGGAACAAAACCGTGCCAAAACTTCTCCCAA ATATTTTCAAGTagttgtttaatattaaatggtAAATTTTCTATTTTACAGACTAAGGGAACGTCCAGTTTTGGTAAGCGGCACAACAAGACACACACCCACTGTCGGCGATGTGGCCGTCGTGCATATCACATCCAGAAAAAAGATTGTGCATCCTGTGGTTATCCTGCACCCAGGAAAAGGACAT atAACTGGAGTATCAAGTCGAAGAGGAGGAGGACTACTGGCACGGGAAGAATGAGACATCTGAAGAAAGTCTTCAGACGATTCAG aaatgGATTCCGTGAAGGGACAACTCCCAAGCCACGTGGGAAGACCACTCCTGCAGCACCTACCACTGTTGCTAAATAg